The Pukyongia salina genome segment ACTTGTCTTATTCTATTAATGGTAAAAATGTGGTTCTTAAAATTAACCAACAGTGACCCAAATAAGAAAGTTTACATTACTTTTTATCTTATTCAGTTTTAATTATTTGTCCGGGCAAAATCAGACCGATTCCAGATCTTTGCAGGAAGTATTTACATATCTGGAGCAAACTTTCCAATGCACATTCAGCTATAAGGATATCGATCTAAGATATCACTACACTTCTGTTCCCAAAGCAAATGATCTTGAACTAGCGGTCCAGACGTTATCACAAAGTACCTTATTTAATTTCACCATCCTGGAGGACCGCACTGTGGCCGTTCAAAAAAAAGAGGGGTTGGTACGCAGATGTGTTGTTATTACTTCTGAAATTGATCTACCCATGGTTAATGTGGCAATTGTCACGCCATACCAACAGCTCATAACAGATAGCGCGGGTAGAGCCGATCTGGAGGTCGGGAACACTTCCGAAGAAATTACCATAAGATACACTGGCTTCGAAACGATAAGAACCACAGCAGCCAACCTAGCTACGAACGATTGTTCCTCCTTCAGGTTGTTGCGTAAGATCGAATATCTCAACACCGTCACCCTGGTGAACTACCTGGCTAAAGGGATCACTAAAAGCACCAATGGTGCCTTAAATGTAAATTACAAGGAATTTGACATCCTTCCCGGGCTCATAGAACCCGACGTGCTGCAGACCATACAGGCCTTGCCGGGAATTCAAAGTGTGAATGAAACCGTTTCTTTTATAAATATACGCGGAGGAACTAACGACCAGAATCTGGTACTCTGGGACGGGATAAAAATGTATCAGAGCGGGCACTTTTTTGGCCTTATCTCGGCATTTAATCCGTTCCTTACAACCGAGGTAAACATCATTAAAAATGGTAGTAGCGCCGAATATGGGGATGGCGTTTCCGGGATCATAAGTATGCAGGGAGACGATACGATCGGGTCTCAAATTTCCGGAGGATGGGGTATAAACGCGATTAGCACAGATGCCTACCTGGAGATCCCATTAAGCGACAAAGCCTCTCTTCAACTTGCCGGACGAAAATCTTTCAATAATCTTATTGAAACCCCAACCTACACCGAGTATTTTGAAAAAGCATTTCAGAATACTGAAGTTCTTGTCAATTCGGAGGCGGAGTCTGCTTCCAATGACGATTTTACTTTTTACGACGCGCATTTACGATTTGTATATAAACCTACCGAAAAAGATTACCTGAGGGTAAATTTTCTGTTACTTGGAAATCGGCTGGATTTTCTTGAAAATGCAGTGATCGATAATGTACGCGAATCCAGGCAGAGCGAACTAACCCAGGAAAATTATTCGGGAGGACTTTATTACGGCCGTATATGGAACAACAAATTCAGTACAAATATTCAACTATACGGGACCACCTACGGCTTGAGAGCGACCAATTTCGATATTCGCAACAACCAGCGATTACTTCAAAACAACGATGTACTTGAAGGCGGTTTAAAGGCTAGTGGAAATTTTGCGATCTCTCAAAATGCGATGCTGATGGCGGGATATCAGTTCAATGAGACGGGAATTACCAATTTCGAACAGATTAATAACCCGTTCTTTGAAAGAACCGATAAACAGGTATTGAGAACTCATAGTGTTTTCGCACAAACTAATCTCAGCCCTGCAAAATGGAACACCACCATAATAGCTGGTCTTAGGCTTAACCATATTGGTAAATTTAACAAGGTATTGCTAGAACCAAGATTAAGTATAAACTACCGCTTCCTGAATTATTTTTCCATCGATGTGGCTGGTGAATTAAAGAGCCAGACCACCTCCCAGATCATCGACCTTCAAAACGATTTCCTCGGGGTAGAGAACCGGCGGTGGGTATTATCAAGGGAAAACGATATCCCAATTCTAAAAGGACAGCAATTTTCTGTGGGGATCAACTACAGTAGAAACGGATGGTTGGTAAATGCCGAACCTTATATAAAGAGGATCGAAGGAATTACCACACAGAGCCAGGGATTTCAGAATCAATTTGAGAATGCCCGTACGCATGGTAGTTATATGGTTAAAGGAGTAGATCTACTTATAAACAAACGATTTAGAAACGTGAATACCTGGTTTAGTTATTCGTACGCAAAGAACGACTACACCTTCAAACAGCTTACTCCTTCGTCATTTCCCAACAATATCGACATTCGGCATACCATCACTTATGGAATCAATTACAGCATCGATAAATTTAATATATCGGGAGGTTTTAATTATCATAGCGGAAAACCAATCACCACCTTGGTCCCTGGTAACCAGGTTGTGAACGGACAATTGAATTTCGATCTTCCCAACGCCTCCAATATAGACGATTACATTCGGGTAGATATATCGGGTACATACAGTTTCTCTATTGGGGAAAAATTAAATGCTTTTGCCGGAATTTCATTCTGGAATTTGTTAGACACCAAAAATGAACTAAACAGTTTTTATCGTATCAATAGTGATGGTGAACACGAAAAAGTTACAGAGAATTCCCTGGCCTTTACTCCCAATGCCACGTTTAGAATTCGCTTTTAAGTGAAATATGTATCTTTAGCCGAATCAAAAAACGCAATCCTTTACAATGAAGAATATTATCCTTTGCTTCTTAATGGCACTAAGTGCTGTTGGAACTTACTCACAAACCGAAATAGATAAGGTAAAAGAGACAGTATCGAAGTCTGAAATAGAAGGCCATATATACTTTTTGGCAGACGACCTGTTAAAAGGCAGAGAGGCTGGAACGCCCGAGAATAAGATCGCTGCTTCCTATCTCGCTAATACACTGCGAAGTTATGGGGTGAAACCTAATCCTAAGACCGGCACCTATTATCAAACCGTTCCTATGGAGAAAAAACCAGCCCCAAAACCTATCTATCTCACTATAAACGGTAAAGAATATAAATACAAGTTACCGATGAAATCGGCCAAATTGGAAGTGACCACGGAAGGAGTCTATCTGGGCTATGGGATGGAATCTGATTTCGAGGGTAAAGATCTTCGCAAAAAGTTTGTGATCGTTAAGTCTGGAAGTGCTAATTCGCCTTCTGTTCGGGCAGCATTTGGCTTAACACAGCAAAAAGAACAACTAGCAAAAGCCGCAGGTGCACTTGGTGTAATAGAACTTGTAGATACAGACCAGAGAACCTGGGGGAGAATTGATCATTTTGTCAATTCGCCTCGTCTCGAACTGGCCAGCGGTGAAAAAACGAATGAAGATGGCAGATTTGGTTATATCTGGATGATGGATGAAAAAGGTAGCCTGGCCAACGAACTTGACGGAGCTCCTAACCCATCGGTAAAAGTAGATATGTCTTTAAGTCCTGTGAGTAAGATCATATCGCAAAATGTAATTGGCGTCGTGGAAGGTACAGACCCCAAACTTAAAAACGAATATGTGATCTATTCTGCTCATTATGATCACGTAGGTATTGGTAGCCCGGATGCTACAGGAGACACCATCTATAACGGTGCCCGCGATAATGCGGTTGGAACTACAACGGTTCTAAGTATGGCTAAGAATCTTGCCAAATACCCCACAAAGCGGTCTGCGCTGTTCATTCTTTTTACGGCTGAGGAAAAAGGCCTTCTTGGGAGTAAATATTATGTTGAAAACCCAGTACTTCCTTTAAAACAAATGGTGTATTGCTTTAATAGTGATAACGGTGGTTATAACGATACATCCCTGGCAACCATTGTGGGACTGGAGCGTACAACCGCTCAGAAGAATATAGAGATGGCGGCAGCCGATTTCGGTTTAAAAGCTATTGAGGATCCTGCGCCCGAACAGGGTTTATTTGACAGAAGTGACAATGTTCATTTCGCGGCCAAAGGAATTCCGGCACCTACCTTTTCGATGGGATTTACCTCTTTTGACGGGGAAGTGACAAAATATTACCATCAGCCCGGAGACCATGCCGACTCTTTAGATTACGATTATTTACTGAAATTTTTTAGGGCATATGTGATGGCAGGCCGTAATATCGCCAACGATACAAAAACCGCGGTTTGGGTAAGTGGAGATAAATATGAGGCCGCAGGTAAAACACTTTACGGAAACTAATGAGACGAAAGTATTTGCTGGCATTTATGTTTCTTCCTATACTTATGTGTAACTGTAAATCTATGGCGGTGAAGAGCATTCAATATTCCGATCAGAATAACAATCATTATTCTATAACCCAGACTTCATTGATCTACAGTCCCGTTACTCCTGAAGAAAGTTCTTCGGGTGTTTACAGTGGAGGAGATCCTGCGGAAGTACAACTTACCAAAGATGAATTCAATACTATTCTTAGCCTGTCGGAAAAAATCATGAAAGCTTCGGAAGGAAATGAAATGAAACGCGAAATGCTTACTTCGGTATTAGTTATTTCGGAAGAGGGCAAAAGTCGAAGAGCTATATTAAAACGATCGGAAGCACGAAGTGCGTTGGAGGAGCTACTTCAGAAAGTAAAACAATAAATACTTATAAAGATAAAAGCCATCCCATGTCCCGGATGGCTTTCTTTTTGTGGGGCAAAAAATGGAGGACATGCAAATTTTTTAAAGGCCTCCTAAATAGATCTCGTCCGGAATCTTTACGTTCCTGTTGAGGGATTCTTCTTTTTCATAATCAATTTGAACAACGATTCAAGAAAGTATCCACTACTGATTCCAAATCCCTAAATTGAAGGCCTTTCCACTAACTAATCAAACAATCTATATTTTAGTGAAAGTGAGGAAGTCGGTACCACCATTACCTCCGCTTACGTCGGTCAATTCTATCGTGTTATCGGTGATAGAAATAATATCCCAATCATCTATTAGATCATCGAAATCACTATCCTGAGGCACCGAGAAAAAGATATTGAAATCTACATCATTGCTGCTCGATGAAGACGAACTACTGCTATTGGTCACAGACCAGGTTCCATTTACGGTAGTAGTATTTCTAACGGCCACCAGTGACCCATCACTATTAAAACTAAATTCATAACCGTTAAAATTGGAAGTCTCATCTTTATCGGTATCCCAGAAATATGAGATCCTCCAGGTGCCGTTTTGAGCTACCTGGTTTGCCTGAGCGATCTGGTCGCTGCTGCTGTTATTCGAGCTATCGTTTGAATCGTCTTTCGAACATGCTACCAGAAGCACCGTAAAAAGGATCGTCATTGTGATATTTAAAAATTTCTTTTTCATTTTAATATAGTTTAAGAGGATTAATTATAATTTTTGAAATGTAAGGTTATCTGTTCCGCCGCCACCGCCACTAACATCTTCAAGTTCCACCAATGTGCTGGTAAAGTTTAGCACATCCCAGTCGTCGTTGAATTCGTCGAAGGGGAACTGGGTTCCAAAATCCAGAACCAGATCCAAATTGGTAGTTCCGGTGACTGCCCAGGTACCATTGAAGGTATTTGTTCCGTTTGTTGCCACTACTGTTCCACCTGTATTGAAAGTAAGGGTATAGCCATTATAGTCTATGGTTTCATCGATCCCGTCGTCAAGGTATTGTGCTACAAACCACTGCCCGTCTTCAAGGGTATCGATCAAGGCTTGTGCAGTTCCACCACCGCCACCTCCACAACCTGTGGCAGGACTTCTTCCAAATTCGAGGATATCGGTTCCACCACCGCCACCGCTAACATCAAGCAGGCTAATGAGGTTCGAATTGAAGCTGGAGACATCCCAGTCGTCATTAATGTCGTCGAAATTAGGATCTGCTGTGATATCGAAATTTAGAATAAGATTTAGCACGCCATCATCAACTTCCACGCTCCAGAAACCATTTACGGTTGTAGAAGAGCTTATCGCTGTGGCTGTACCATTGAGGTTGTAGGTGAATACGTAATCCACGTAGTCACAGGTTTCGATATTTCCATCGTCATCCAATAAGTTAACGTACCACACACCTGTGGTTAATTCGGTGATAAGTGCATTGGTGTTTCCACCTCCACCTGTAGGAGGAGTTCTTTCGAAAGTAAGATAATCTATACTTCCGTCACCGCTTTCATCTCTTAATCTGATAATATCATTGGTAGCTTCGATAATATCCCAGTCGTCGTCTAATTCATCGAAAGGTGAGTTTGTTCCGAAGAATAATACCAGATCCGGTGTACTTCCTCCCTCGAACATCCAGGTACCGGGAACTGTATTGGTGCCATTGGTTGCCTGGGCTGTATTATCTGTAGCAAAGCTGAATTCGTATCCGTTATAATTATCAGTTTCGTCGAAATCGTCAAAGAAATAAGTAATATACCAAACCCCATTTGTTAGGTTTTGTTCAAATACAACCGGATCTATAGGATCATTACTACCACTATTGTTCTCACAATCGTCTATAAGTTGTTGTAGTTGAGCATTGTTGGTAACGGTAACCACACTGTTATCATCAAGGATCACATTGATAGGATAATCAATACTAAAGTAGTCATCATCTCCTAAGCCATTTAAGAAAAGGTATAATTCCAGGTCGTTATTTACAGTTACCGTACCGGTTTGTTGCTGGTTATTATCGAAGATGAAGAAAGTGATTGGGTATTCGAAATCCAGACAACTAATGGAGTCATCTCCACCACTGCTTTCACAGGCAGCGATCAATGCATCAAGTTCGGCCTGGCTGTTTACAACAACTTCTGTATAATCATCGAGAATGACCGTAATTGGGAATACGATCTCCAGGGTATCTATGTCGTTAGGAAACTGATTGAATATCGCCTCCACGATGTCCAGGTCGTCCTCGTCTGTGAGGATCACTTCTTGTCCGTTGGCGATCACTGTCACCGGAAATTTAACAGACACACAACTGTTTCCATCTATTATATCATCTATACTACCCGAATTTTGAGAAGTTCGGATAAGTAAATTTGCAAGCACCGAATTAGCCGTGATAGTTTCTTCGTTGGTTTCATCGATAAAGATCTCTTCCTCTTTCTGGCAGGACGTAAAGGTCACACCAAATATGAGGAGTGTAAATAAAAATAGTTTAGTAAGCTTTTCCATTCGTAGCATTTTTTTTGGGATTATTTACTAGTTAAACAGCGGAGTTCGATTTTACCCTACCCCATATGCTAAATAATTTGATATATTTGAGCCAAACCTCAAAAATTGTTTATGAAAGATCCCGATTCTGTTTGCAATGAAGCGGTATTTAACCAGGTATACAATGATATTTCTCAGTCTGTATGGAGATTCGCATATTACAAATGTGGCGATGAGGCACAGGCAGATGACCTGGTACAGGATGCTTTCATAAAATTATGGAGCAACTGTGCAAAGGTTGCTGTGGCTAAGGCTAAATCTTTTTTATTCACGGTAACAAATAATGCTTTTTTAAACCAGATCGCACATAAGAAGGTGGTATTGAAACACGCTCAATTAACTCCGAGCAAAGTAGATAATGAGTCCCCCGAATTTGTGTTGGAAGAAAAACAATATCATAAAAAACTGCAGGATGCGATCTCCAATCTTAGTGAAGCACAACGAACCGCTTTTTTATTGAACCGTATAGACGGAATGAAGTATGCAGAGATCGCAGAACACCTTAATATAAGTGTAAAGGCTGTTGAAAAACGTATGAGCCAGGCATTGAAGCAATTGCGATCAGAGTTTAAAAATATTTAGCAGGTAGGGTAAAAACAGCTCGAACTGTTATACGTTTGATAAACCAGACTTATGGACAAACATTACATTTTACATAAATACCTCAATAAAGAGGCAACCCCCGACGAGATCGCCCAGTTAAGGACCGATCCCGAATTCGCGGATTACCTAAGGCTGGCAGAAGCAAGTAGTGGTTTTGAACCACCGCAATTTAATGCTTTAGCCAATTTCGACGCCATTCAATCAAGAAGAGAGAAGAAACTATCGGGACAAGCTAATCCTGCTTACAACCGGTTACTCAAGATCGCAGCCATCATGGTATTGGTTGTGGTAAGTTATGTATTCATATCCTCCTTAAGCACGACGGTTTCCACCGATGTTGCCCAAAAGGAGACGTTCACATTACCTGATAATTCTATTGTTCAGCTGAATTCAAATTCAGAAATAAGTTATAAGAAAAGAAATTGGAAAAATAACCGTTTATTAAAGTTAGAAGGAGAAGCGTATTTTAAAGTGAGTAAGGGAAATGCATTTACAGTTGAAACTCCGCAGGGAGATGTTACGGTTCTGGGAACACAGTTCAATGTGTTTTCCAGGGACACAATTTTTAATGTGAAATGCTTTGAAGGACTGGTAAGCGTTGCATTTAACGATACCCTAATAAAATTGCCAGCAGGCAATAAACTGAAGGTAGAAAACAATAAACTAGTTGTTTATACCACTACCACAACACAGGAACCTGCCTGGATCTATAACGAAAGTAGCTTTGAAAATGCTTCGTTGATAACAGTACTGAACGAACTAAAATCTCATTATCCTATTACTATAACCTCACCTCACAGTATAGCCAACAAACGATTTACCGGTAGTTTCACTCACGAAAATCTGAACTCTGCCCTGCGGTCGATATGCGATCCATTACAATTAGGCTACACTGTCGATGGAAATGATGTAACCATATATGCGAAATAGCGCTGTGCAAGGGCGGACGATCGTCTTAATTATTTGTCTTTCTCTTTCCACAGTGTTTTGCAAAGCGCAGGATGGTGGGAATAAAAACCTGCTTGTGGTCTTGCAATCTATAGAGCAGGCATTCAATGTACGTTTCTCGTATGCTGTGGATGATATTGCCAATGTTACCTTATTGTACGAACCTCAACCCTCCCTCGAGGCTTCCCTGGATTATCTCTCAAAGAATATCCCCTTTACATTTAATAAAATTGATGATCGATATATTACTGTAGTAAAAAACACTTCCGAATTTCTCTGCGGAAGAATCCTTGCAGCAGATACAGGATTACCCCTGGAAAATGCGACTATCGTTTCCAATCTTACTTCCTTCGGAACATTATCGAATGAAGATGGTACCTTTTTTATTCCGAAGGCACTGCTCAATGAAGAATTGCTTATCCGTTTTGTTGGTTATCAGCCCTGGCAGATCGCGGTATCCGATCTAAATATAAATTGCGAAGCTATATTAGTTCCCGCCGAGGTTTCCACCCTACAAACCGTATTTATAAAAAATTTCCTCGTTAAAGGTCTCTCTAAGAATATGGATGGATCCTTCGGAATAAATACATCCGAGTTTGGTTTGCTGCCCGGACAGGTGGAAAACGACATCCTATTTGTTACTCAGGCCCTGCCCGGAATACAAAGTGTGAATGAGACCATTTCCAATATCAATGTTCGAGGAGGTACTCACGACGAAAATCTTATCCTCTGGAATGATATTAAATCCTACCAGAGCGGGCATTTCTTCGGGTTGATCTCTGCTTTTAATCCAGACATCACCCAAGACGTGAAGGTTCACAAGAATGGTACACCAATTCGTTACGGCGATGGAATTTCGAGTGTGATAGCCATGAAGTCCCGGGACGAATTAAGCGAAGGTTTTCACGGCGGGGCAGGTCTCAATCTTATCAACGGAAGCGCCTTTGCATATCTTCCTGTATCGGAGAAAGCAGCGATACAAGTATCGGGTCGTAGTTCGTTTAATGCGTTATGGGAATCGCCAGTCTATCAAACCTATTCTGAAAAAGTTTTTCAGGATACCGAAATCTCAAATACCGATCCTGCAGAAAGCGGTTTAAAAATCGCGGCGGAGGAAGATTTCAGCTTTTACGATGTAAGTACAAGGTTTCTATGGGACATAAACGACAAAGATAAATTTCGGGTGAATTTTTTGGCAATGAACAACACCCTTACATTTAATGAAACCATTTTGGACACCGAGCGTTCTAAAAACAGTGAATTGGATCTAAAGAGTATCCTGGGAGGATTGAGTTGGGAACGAGCCTGGAGTGACACCTTCAGCACCAGGGTTCTCACCTATCTTACAACCTATTACTTAAGAGCCCTCAACCGTGACTTGTTAACCACACAGGAGGTTTTTCAGGAAAATGATGTGCTTGAGACGGGAATTAAATTGGATGGTAATCTGGAGCTGTCCGATAATTTTACGGCATCGGGAGGTTACCAGTTTGTAGAAACAGGTATTACAAACGAACAGGAAGTTAATTTACCGCGATTTGTCGATTTTAAGAAAAATGTACTTCGTACTCATGCGGCATTTGCCGGTCTCACTTATACCTCTAATGATAATAATACTACGCTTAACGGTGGTGTACGATTTAATTATTTTACCAAGTTCGACAAGCTCCTTATCGAACCGCGAATTGCCCTTCATCAAAAATTAGTGGGTGGTTTATCCCTGGAGGCACAGGGAGAATTTAAAAGTCAGGCTACCACTCAGCGCATCGATTTCGATAGTGATTTTCTTGGTGTAGAAAAGCGCAGATGGGTATTGGCCGATGAAGAAAATATTCCCATTGTCACGAGTAGACAGGCATCCCTGGGCCTACTTTTTGAGAAAAACGGGTGGCTGCTAAATGCCGAAGGCTTTTATAAGGAAGTGGAAGGAATTTCCTCGGGCAACCAGGGTTTTCAAAACCAATTTCAATACCTACGCAGTAGTGGAAGTTACCTAGCCAATGGTGCAGAATTTGTGGTTAATAAAGAGGAAAACAATTACAGCATCTGGTTAAGTTATGCGTATCTTAATAATACTTACGAATTCAACTCATTTCAACCTACTTCCTTCCCACACAATCTCGACGTAACACATACTGCAACTTTTGCCGGATCTCTAATCTTCGATCGCCTTAAAGTGGCATCGGGGATAAATTATCATTCGGGTAAACCCTATACTATTCCATTAACTGAAGATGCGATCATATCTGATGGCATAAACGAAACTATCGCTTATGGTAACCCAAATGAAGAACGCCTCACCGATTATTATCGCGTAGATCTTTCGGCGGAATACAACTGGGAGATCTCCGAGAATGTTGATGCAAAGATCAATCTGGCAGTACTTAATGTTCTGGACACCCGAAATACCTTAAATATTCGTTACGTTATCACAGAGAATACAGACGGTGAGAGCTCTATAAACGAAGTTAGAACAACCTCTCTGGGTCTTTCTCCCAATTTTTCACTACAACTTTTATTCTAAAATGGAAGAGTAACTTCTTCCCCTACCTGAATTCATAGATTTTAAATTTCTATCAGATTTCTTTGATAGTGAGGTGGTTATGCACGCGTACTTTAGCAACATAATTAGAATTATCCCTATTCAAATAATAGTAACCAAATTAAATTTCAATTATGAAAAAAGTAAGTATTCTAATCGCCGTGCTGGCCCTTTGTGCCATGCCATTTACGACTATCGCACAAACGTGTAGTCGTACACTAACCTCGAAATCCGGAACTGTGTATTCTGCCAACCCCGGAACATTAACAACCACTGCAACCTCAGACCAGGTGACTATCCGTATCAAAAAAACGGGAGGACGTGCTGAAACTCAGGTAAATGTTTATGTAAACAATGTAATGCAATCCAATCCTATCGAATACGATAATGGTACCTATATCCCTTCCGGATGGCAGACCAGAACTCTTAACGGAGTTAATGGAAAGCAGATCAAGGTAAGGATCGTCAACCAATCTGTAGGTAATACATTTAAGTATGATGCCAAGATCCAGGGTAACAGTAATAACGTTACCACTACCGGGAATAAAGCGTCCGGAAGACTTCTTGGACAGACCAATAAGACCATCTATACCAATCCTTCGTGTACCGGGAAGGCACGCATTATTGTAAGGCGTACCGATGGCAACGCAAGAGGCAACATACGAGTATGGGAAAAAAATGGTACATCGTGGAATTTGCTTAACAACCACACCTATACGTTCGAAAAGAACCAGGACAAAAAGATATTTGTAGTAAACTCCAACCGTAAATTAAAGGTTGAACTTCGTAATGTTTCAGTGGGAAATAACCTGCACTACATCATGAATGCCCTGGCTGCCAATTAAATAATCTTGTTTTGCGAACGGCTTCCATTTGGGAGCCGTTTGCGAACTAAGGATTTCACCTACATGAATTCATACATTTTTGATCACTAAGGGATTTCTTTGACCCATAACCTTTTAATGATCAATAACTTAGTTCTAACCTCTAAATATAAACCGAAATGAAAAATTTAACATTAATACTCGTCTTTTTTGTTGCCACATTGTCGGCGCAAACAGAATGCCCACCCGGTGCATGGTGTCATCCGGATGGAGAAGGTCTTGGATATCCTTACACTTCCCTTCTGGGAGGAATGACCGAAGCAGCTGATGCTGTTGGGAAAGTAATGAACGATGATGGCTGCGCTGGCGCAAACTACGCAGAAATGGTCTATTGTTATCCCGCTAAGTGGCTAGCCGATGCCATCCCGTGCATGTACGGTAAAGATACTCCACAAGCCACCTTATGTGACGATGGCGATGGTGGTGGCGATGGTGATGGTGGGGAAGCCGAAAACGAAAGTTACACTTCCAATCCAAACTTTACCCCTTTTTACACTACGGAAGCAAAAGCCAAACAGGTTATCCAGAAATTTCTTGCCAAAAAATCAAGAGGACAGGTAATTACCAAACTGGATAAAGGATATGTCCTGAAACTGAAATCGAAATTTTTCACAAATAAGAAAAAAACAGAATACGTGGCCATGATGGAGTTGTATAATCCGAAAGGCCAGGTTGTAGGACGACCTGTAATGTTCACCAAAGGGAAAAGAGTTTACGTACATGACCTGCTCCCTAAAAAAGGTAAAAACAAATAACGTTATTCAACAATAATTCTAAAGATATTGAAATCATGAAAAAATTAATCGCAATTATTACGATCGCCCTGTTTGCTTTTAGCTTTCAGGCAGAAGCCCAAAACTGTAATCAAGGGAAGAAACTAGCCGAAAAAACCTGGGAAAAATGGGGGCCATGGAAACCGAATATTCAATTGATCCCTTTTAAAGCAGAAGTACAGAAGATCAAGAATGTTTGGAACTGGATCGCTGCAAATGGTGGCGCGACCATAGGACCAAGATTCCTTGAAATTGATGGTGGAAACGAAACCGGTAGTATCACCGGGCAGACCAAAAGTACGTTCGTTACGCCACCGTCCTTCGATAATAAAGTAGAGCTCACCATTAACAAATACGATGGAAAAGCTAAGACCGGAGTAGTGATCTGTGTTCAAGGTCGCGACGGGGTTACCACCCAAAAGGCCACCTACGAATTTCCTAACGACAAGAATGGCAAAGTAAAGAAATTCACTTTGAACAACGTTCGAGGAAAGATCATCATTGTTGCAATGAGGAATAAATCGGTAGGAAATAAATTCA includes the following:
- a CDS encoding TonB-dependent receptor — translated: MRNSAVQGRTIVLIICLSLSTVFCKAQDGGNKNLLVVLQSIEQAFNVRFSYAVDDIANVTLLYEPQPSLEASLDYLSKNIPFTFNKIDDRYITVVKNTSEFLCGRILAADTGLPLENATIVSNLTSFGTLSNEDGTFFIPKALLNEELLIRFVGYQPWQIAVSDLNINCEAILVPAEVSTLQTVFIKNFLVKGLSKNMDGSFGINTSEFGLLPGQVENDILFVTQALPGIQSVNETISNINVRGGTHDENLILWNDIKSYQSGHFFGLISAFNPDITQDVKVHKNGTPIRYGDGISSVIAMKSRDELSEGFHGGAGLNLINGSAFAYLPVSEKAAIQVSGRSSFNALWESPVYQTYSEKVFQDTEISNTDPAESGLKIAAEEDFSFYDVSTRFLWDINDKDKFRVNFLAMNNTLTFNETILDTERSKNSELDLKSILGGLSWERAWSDTFSTRVLTYLTTYYLRALNRDLLTTQEVFQENDVLETGIKLDGNLELSDNFTASGGYQFVETGITNEQEVNLPRFVDFKKNVLRTHAAFAGLTYTSNDNNTTLNGGVRFNYFTKFDKLLIEPRIALHQKLVGGLSLEAQGEFKSQATTQRIDFDSDFLGVEKRRWVLADEENIPIVTSRQASLGLLFEKNGWLLNAEGFYKEVEGISSGNQGFQNQFQYLRSSGSYLANGAEFVVNKEENNYSIWLSYAYLNNTYEFNSFQPTSFPHNLDVTHTATFAGSLIFDRLKVASGINYHSGKPYTIPLTEDAIISDGINETIAYGNPNEERLTDYYRVDLSAEYNWEISENVDAKINLAVLNVLDTRNTLNIRYVITENTDGESSINEVRTTSLGLSPNFSLQLLF